The Aricia agestis chromosome 8, ilAriAges1.1, whole genome shotgun sequence genomic sequence ttgagacataatatatcaaatgaaagggcttgaaaagctgTACATTTTCTTGTATCAcataaaatctctaaaccatgggagaaaaaagttgaCGGGgttagaaggtaagaaaaaatcacaaaaaacagcctgtattattgcatcatttttttttttttatgaaataagggggcaaacaagcaaacgggtcacctgatggaaagcaacttccgtcgcccatggacactcgcagcatcagaagagctgcatgtgcgttgccggccttttaatagggaatagggtaataggggagggtagggaagggaagggatgaaataatacaggatgtttttttgtgattttgttTTACCTTCAaccctcattaacttttttctcccatggtttagagttttatcgtcatacaataaaatgttcaactttttaagccctttcatttggtatATGTCTCAACGTGCTACATTGGTGGGTACGAAATGCCCCTCCttctttacgaaataaagccgttgacattaattgtcactactatatttacacaaaattgtataCAGAATATATGCAtcaagtatgcatgtattcgggtcacattttgtagactcgtgcacaattttgttgacacaaCCTCCcgcataaaaattgaaaatctattgtctgcaattcccacaatcgaggtattaataaaaactgttttttttaaccTCTCGAATACCGGGATGTCAAAATTCTATTGAGCCTATGCCTACCGCGTTCTATCTATGGCgccatttaaatttttctaaaaatttttttcaagttttacaAAACTGCGCCAATCAGGAACTGATTTAGTGAGTTCTTTTTGTAGCCAACTTCgtactcttaaaaataatgcaTAGAACAAACGAAATTTAATCTTATACACGCTGaaataagttacaaaataaCGAGCCGGTGGTACACAGAGGTATTTTTACGGGTGGCTTGTTACGGTGTCGGTGGGGTTCAAGAGGTTAATGTATGTTTAATATACAAACCTTTTTTAGGTCTCAATATAAATGGCAAGACATATTCTCTTGCTGTATGATCTAATAGGGTATGCCTAGACAACAATAATCCTCCAAACTGTTTTGCTACTGTTTCTTCATCATAATTTTCAAGATTTGACAGAATTTGCATGAAAAATTCGCTCTTCTCATCTTCAGATTTTAATGGCAAAATATTTAGAAACTTGTACATTGAAATGAAGTTATGATTGAAGAAATCATGGTTTAAAACTTCAGATAAGTTTGGTCGTCTTTGAGGGTCAATGTGCTGCAAAACATCTCTGCAATACTTTCTAAACTCCTTCAAATGAGGAACGTCCtctgtaaaataatattgatatagtTTAATCATTAACCATGTCTTGTTGTGTTACTTAcagaaatataaattaatattgtattacCATCTCTGTGATTTTTAAATACATCTTCTACCAGTACACCATATCCAAATTGGTCTActttagtaattattttattagattcCTCATTAGGATCTATTGCTTTATCATacctaaaacaaaatttttattatgtagaatgtcacaatattttaaaaatgttggcATTATGTTGATTACCCTAGATCCTACCTATGTATCCTTGCATGTTTTAGGTATGCAGGAGTCAATTCTTTGAAGGAGCATAGATATTGTAGGCCTCCTAACTTCCATTGTCCATCTCCTGACACATAGACTGATGATATGCTCACATTGTTATGAGAAACAGAACCCTGTAACATgaagtaaattaataattatgaattggACACCTACAGCTAAAAGCATCAAAGAAAACCATTTGAGAACCAGATATAaccccaccaaaaacattttcatgtaaaaatgttgccaagatgagaacataatattatagttcgttgtgtcaaaaagtagtgagatttcatgtagagccaagttagAACCTTACCTACTCaaccctataatattattatcaaatattttgccgcgctttagggtaaaattaaggtttttagatttagggttgagtatgtaaggttagaaacttggctctacatgagatctcactactttttgacacgacgaactataatattatgttctcatcttggcaacatttttacatgaaaatgtttttggtgggatttcacttctttttgtaagctggtttacgttgtttttcttttggttcattttttagggttccgtacccatagggtagaaacgggaccctattactgagacttcgatgtctgtccgtctgtttgtctccaggctgtaacttaagaacagtaatagctagagagttgaaattttcacagattatgtatatctgttgccgctgttacaacaggggggctcccatacaacaaacgtgatttttttggccttttttgctctatataaataatggcaacaggtaggtacttgattttttctcaaagtccttagttatatgtctactttaatatttaataataatattaaaataaaataaaaaattaaggggggctcctatacaaaaaacacaaatttttgcctaattttgctctataatggtatgggtataggttaagttgggtttgataatttttatgttgtttcagtactaatattatgttacataccaaatttcagctttctaagacttcaggaagtaccctaacagttttgatgatcggtgagtcagtgaccaaattgtggatttttggacacctataaaatctaaagtataatagctatgATATTCAAAATTTGCTCATTTAacaactatacccatgtcattatatcttaaaaatatcaactatctgacattattcaaaccaaagttacgagggttcaaaaatatgacgaaacgtttcgagaaaaggtaggtgcCCTTGTGCGCTttgcttggctcatcttggcgggggcgctcccgtgcccccagatatctAGAAGATAGGAATTGGCCTAGGCTCTACAGAACTTTAAGTCATTACTATACACActattcattaatttatttaatgtaaaaaagtataaaatattttcactttacattttatacattcATATAATTACCTGTTCATGAAGAAAGACCAGCGCTTGAAGAATATTATTCAATCCAATACATATTTGTAAAGGAGTTTGTGTAGGTACAACTTGAGATAAAGGTTGCACATACTCCGTTACTAAATGGAAAGTAGACTTTTGTTGCCAAGAAGATATGTATCTTACAATATAGGGATGGCGGTACTTGAGAAGGTTctacaaaaaagtaaaagttaAGTACCATATGTAAAGTTCAGCACAtaactatttttaattattggcAGATTCTACTACTAGATTCTACTTACATTTGTAAACTTTTCAAGTGGCATGGAAATGTTCCATAGAGGCCCAGCTACCGCTTTCCCTTTAAAAACTGAGACAGAGCCATCGCCTTTTAGGCTAAAAAACCTGCAACTATCGCTAATAGTTGCTTGATGGTGAGACCAAAAGTCTGTAGTTTCGTTAGCTTTGGTTTCAATGTTTAAACTGTTTAATTGTGATGACTCGTTGCCCATCATATGGTATATTGTGAATTCTTACTGAACTATTTCCAATTTTTACCACCAccacaaattatttataatatttcgttATCTTTAAGAATCTGTAATGttttacttatttcattttttttcatatcgtatttaacgatattttaaaatctataGATGAtgattcttaatttttttttggtttttacaaaataataaatatatcaatttcagaacaaaatttgacataaaattGATGGGCAcattcacagattactagtttaaAATTGTGGGCTGTGGCACATTTGAGGTGATaccagtgttgccacttgccacacCAAaatccatagacttaatatatactgtcgtaaagaccacatgacaacccgaaaatgcgtgaccatttt encodes the following:
- the LOC121729613 gene encoding protein-associating with the carboxyl-terminal domain of ezrin, with product MMGNESSQLNSLNIETKANETTDFWSHHQATISDSCRFFSLKGDGSVSVFKGKAVAGPLWNISMPLEKFTNNLLKYRHPYIVRYISSWQQKSTFHLVTEYVQPLSQVVPTQTPLQICIGLNNILQALVFLHEQGSVSHNNVSISSVYVSGDGQWKLGGLQYLCSFKELTPAYLKHARIHRYDKAIDPNEESNKIITKVDQFGYGVLVEDVFKNHRDEDVPHLKEFRKYCRDVLQHIDPQRRPNLSEVLNHDFFNHNFISMYKFLNILPLKSEDEKSEFFMQILSNLENYDEETVAKQFGGLLLSRHTLLDHTAREYVLPFILRPKKDRPQPGEQPGFFSIGIFKEHVKPRLLQLFGVRDIQIRTLLLSHFMKFVHVFTHEELSQLILPELLLGIKDVNDSLVSSTLVCLSELVPILGADSVVGGKRSKLFIDGKPNSIKSFEPNKSTEVLNTTTLFHHDSELCSVIDQSILLNERPTPVGGESFENDDHVTTMEASRDIETQSDSEWDDWDNKQQTGSTNTNIVDIDFKEVQLNIEDTIYETPNVSNSLVHATNLEQAGFNAKRNIIDISELDIKNQKIEISKRNDEFDFFADMTPVIEKQEVALVEEKTNISTKLNFVPDDNLNGEEGWGDSWSD